From Carassius auratus strain Wakin chromosome 10, ASM336829v1, whole genome shotgun sequence, a single genomic window includes:
- the LOC113110082 gene encoding leucine-rich repeat-containing protein 32-like, giving the protein MGTRLWILMLVVHQVSPYRRPAQPLTCHVVQEDVDCSGLNLRRIPVRLPSSIHLLDLSRNLLQNLTDRDLPDLSTVQHLNLHANKIQFIQPGLFQDTSRLEVLDLSGNSLDLYAALKTHVGPLRSVRHLDLSGNGLFTDMSDYFLSDAPVLTNLSLDGNSITKISRHTFNGSQALRNIDLHNNVIIEIEEGAFESLTGLSELDLSVNSISCITDFNLVQLKTLNLSKNSLNSFQTVDSDLEFELQYLDLRENKILYFPVLPERNKLVYLDLSRNLLRSVNCSGPLEELENLKASGYLSTDHDKPLCLCVNQRHQAFPKLLYLDLSYNQFKSIPSSFFSSVASLESLNISNNCLESFSVDLEGHLNSLKTLDISYNNLQNLSFGENTLAALEVLHLQGNALSTLDPGIFSRLPNIQSLHLQQNLFSICPSLKGPMHDCIRLSSIPTLSYLYLSENSLESVPPGAFHGSPLLILDLSLNPGVDVGTSSLSGLETTLTHLSLRGNQLRNLAVDFTFFQKLKCLDLSVNRLTGVSLWSGDSSVESLNLQNNSLVTLTSDTVFALQESLRTLYVGSNPLSCCGNPYLLTMLQQDRLNVPDIAVVTCWYTRDSESVEISVSAVEPEHCESVDRKVLWISVIVVLALGLMLVSVVALKLCRLKKHRFKRGIRFKRGINA; this is encoded by the coding sequence GTCCAGGAGGATGTCGACTGCAGCGGTCTGAACCTCAGACGGATCCCGGTGCGACTGCCGTCCTCTATCCACCTCCTCGATCTGTCTCGAAACCTCCTGCAGAACCTCACGGACCGGGATCTTCCCGATCTCTCCACCGTCCAGCATCTGAACCTCCACGCCAACAAGATCCAGTTCATCCAGCCGGGGCTGTTCCAAGACACCAGTCGTCTGGAGGTGCTGGATCTATCGGGAAACTCCCTGGACCTGTACGCGGCTCTGAAAACACACGTCGGGCCGCTCAGATCAGTCCGGCATCTGGATCTGTCCGGAAACGGTCTGTTCACGGATATGAGCGACTACTTCCTGAGCGACGCCCCGGTCCTCACCAACCTCTCTTTAGACGGGAACAGCATTACTAAAATCAGCAGGCACACATTCAACGGATCTCAGGCTTTAAGAAACATCGACCTGCACAATAACGTCATCATAGAAATCGAGGAAGGTGCTTTCGAGTCGCTGACGGGGCTCTCAGAGCTCGATCTGTCGGTGAACTCCATCTCGTGCATCACAGACTTCAACCTCGTTCAGCTCAAAACTCTCAACTTGAGCAAAAACAGCCTGAACAGCTTTCAGACCGTTGATTCGGATCTAGAGTTCGAGCTTCAGTATCTGGACCTGAGGGAAAATAAAATCCTGTATTTCCCCGTGCTTCCCGAGAGGAACAAACTCGTGTACCTGGACCTGTCCAGAAACCTCTTGAGAAGCGTGAACTGCTCCGGTCCGCTAGAAGAGCTGGAGAACCTGAAGGCCAGCGGGTATCTGTCCACCGATCACGATAAACCCCTTTGCCTTTGTGTTAATCAGAGGCACCAGGCTTTCCCCAAGTTGCTTTACTTGGACTTGAGCTACAACCAGTTCAAATCGATTCCGTCCTCGTTCTTCAGCAGCGTGGCTTCTCTAGAGAGCCTGAACATCAGCAATAACTGTTTGGAGAGCTTCAGTGTGGATTTAGAAGGTCATCTGAACTCGCTGAAAACCTTGGACATCAGCTACAACAACCTGCAGAACTTGTCCTTCGGGGAAAACACTCTGGCTGCGTTGGAAGTCTTGCACCTTCAGGGAAACGCTCTGAGCACACTAGACCCCGGGATCTTCTCAAGGCTTCCCAACATACAGAGTCTTCACCTTCAGCAAAACCTGTTCAGCATCTGTCCTTCTCTCAAGGGTCCCATGCACGACTGCATCCGACTGTCCTCTATCCCGACCCTGAGCTACCTGTACCTCTCGGAGAACAGTCTCGAATCGGTTCCACCAGGAGCGTTTCACGGAAGCCCGCTGCTTATTCTGGATCTGTCCCTGAATCCCGGTGTGGATGTCGGCACGTCGTCTCTCTCAGGTTTGGAGACGACCCTCACCCATCTTTCTCTGAGAGGAAACCAGCTCCGAAACCTCGCCGTCGACTTCACCTTCTTTCAGAAACTCAAGTGTTTGGATCTGTCGGTGAACCGGCTCACGGGGGTCTCTCTGTGGAGCGGAGACTCTTCGGTGGAGTCCTTGAACCTGCAGAATAACAGTTTGGTAACACTCACATCCGACACGGTCTTCGCTCTGCAGGAATCGCTCAGAACGTTATACGTAGGCTCGAACCCGTTGAGCTGCTGTGGAAACCCGTATCTCCTCACGATGCTCCAGCAGGACAGACTGAACGTGCCGGACATCGCCGTCGTGACCTGCTGGTACACCAGAGACTCGGAGAGCGTGGAGATCAGCGTGAGCGCCGTGGAGCCGGAGCACTGCGAGTCTGTGGACAGGAAGGTGTTGTGGATCAGCGTGATCGTGGTGCTCGCGCTCGGACTGATGCTGGTGTCGGTGGTCGCCTTGAAACTCTGTCGCTTGAAAAAACACAGGTTCAAAAGAGGCATCAGGTTCAAAAGAGGCATCAATGCTTGA